DNA from Daphnia pulicaria isolate SC F1-1A chromosome 3, SC_F0-13Bv2, whole genome shotgun sequence:
aacaatcgtgGTTGCGATCGCGATTTCATTTGAAGATCGCGGTCGCGATCGGCATTGCAATATTGGCTGTGCAAAGTTTTTTtgctaacttttttttcaactaaaGATGTCGTGGACCACAAATCTAATCGCGCAATTTTTGGCCTGCGATCCCGATCGCGTTTTTCAGTATGCATCGCGATCGTGGTCGCGATCATGAAAAATTACCGCGGTCATGATAGTCGTGATAGTCCGATCAAACGATTGTGATCGTCACAACACAGATCACGAATCAGGCGCGCTTTCCTGAGTTACGGTTAAAAGGGATGCCACCAGATATAGATACAGCCACAACAAAGCCTAACCAGGGATGAGTGGCCAAACTTCCGAATGCCGTATGATTTCACGGAACATCGACAGTCTTGACTTCAATCTCAAAATGAGAACAAAAAATTCTGAAGATTCACAATCCTGATGTTGTGTTTCTTCAGGTGAATAGCCGTAGTGACTTGTTAGCTTGAAAGTTTTAAGCAAATATATGGATGAcggatttttaattaaattatattATGAAGTTATACCTAAAACATtggattatttgaaaaataatcttccatggtaaaaaatttattcctgTTTATTCATGTAGATGGGTAGTATAATAgaatggaaaatttaaaaaaaaaaagctttctgttatttattttgttacagATACAGGTACTTCAGTTACGATGTTGAATATGTTCACGATGAACTATGATTCCCACgaaatcattgatttccctGAGACGACTATAGGTCGTAATCTTCTTAAAGAGgtgattttgaattaatgcatagtttaagaaaaacagaaataactTATGTCCTTTTCTCCTTGATCTTTTTTGAGGTGCATATGGGTTCTCTAAAACTGAAACTTTCAAATACTCACATGGAGCACGGGGGAGCACGCTGATAGGCAAATGAATAGTCAAAATTGAAGTTTTCACGAACTGAGTAGAACCGACAAGTCTGTGAACGTGATTATGAGAGACGATTTGAACTGATCTCACATACGACCCGTTGGAAAAGCGTGTGGTTTGCGAAAGGAATGTCAGTGGACGTGGGATATTATGAGAAATATATACTAATAAGGATTTTCCTGGCAAATTCAGAAATCTAGTTGTCGCTTTGATCGCATCTATTTGCGCCCAGCTAAGTCGACGTCTGCTGTGCCCAAATTCTTTGGTCCGCTTTGGTCTTATTGGTTTACAGAAAATGTCAGGCTATCAGTGTTTTCCAAAAGATGATTGCTAGCCAATTTCTATGCTAAATAAGAAACCAGCGAATTTTCgttgaaaatttagaaaataataaatgcagGGTAACTCCGATGAATTAGCGTCTATATATTTTCCAGTTAAATTccagatattaaaaaaaaaataacagtcaCTTCACGTGGCAGTCAGTGGCTTGATGTGATGATGCGAAAATAATAAGATGGAAGTTTGGTTGATTCgaatcgttttcttttgatgtATTGGACTTTTAAGGAAGTGACGATCCGCTCGGTGGCAAGATAGCTGGAAGGGTTGGACGGCGCAATGTTCCGGCTAAAGGCGCGTCTTGACTGTGTTATCGATAGGTGCCATTGTGCACGTACCTGTTACAAATTACAAGTAACAAATTGCAATCACTTAACGGACAACGGGAAGCATctccggatttttttaaaaagagggtTCACTTACAATCTGCCAGTCTTTCCTCGAGGATGGCCACTTGTTCGCTCAAAGATTCCAGAGATTCATTGTTTGAGGATTCAACGGTGTTGTTGCTATTTGCAATCAAGATGGTCGTTTCATTTTGCTGTCAGTCGGTCATGTTTATTTAATTagatttctctctctgttttctgaattttgatgCTGAATTCTACGTTACCAGTTTATTCAGCTTTTCTTCTAATAAGATGATGTGATCCGTCATGTTGGCGATGGTTGACTGATAGTCAATGACGTCCACCTGTGGTGCAGGGTGTGGTTGACTTGGACTACTATTAACTCGGGGCTCCTGCCATCGCAACAAACGAAAAACCGGCGAAAAACGTGAATGGAAATGGATAGAAAAATGGGTGCAGTTCGTTGATGGAGGAGCTTTTTGTTTTACCTGTTCCAGTGCGGCCAATCGTTTAGACATGGACTCGTAGTTTATCAGAAGTGTCTTAAGCTCTGGAACCAGTTCCAGTCGAACTAGGAAATAATTATCAACATTAGAAGATGTAGCACGTCCCAAACCGGCAATAGATAGTCGAATGtaaatttttggaaacataATATATACATTTGCAAGATCTCCCGTCGTCCTGGAGTTGGAAGCCGTCGTGACAGGCACATTGATAACTTCCGGCTGAGTTGATACAAGTTTGCTGGCAAAGGTTGCTGCTCGGCGCTGCGCATTCGTCCAGGTCTGCGTACGGCAACAGTTCAAGCAGGGAGGAAAAAAGGGCGAAGGACAAACGAGAAAATGATTCACGATCTCCTtcgttttctacttttttgttCATTGACAGTTGACAAATTGTCTACGATACCTGACTCGCAAGACGGGCCAGTGTATCCCGGAGCGCAGTTGCAAGTGTTGGGTTTGACGCAAGTGCCACCATTCTTGCAGCCTTTACTGCACACAGCTATGTATACGtttcgcagaaaaaaaaagaaaaaagtgtccTGATGGATGGAATTGGAAGAAGAATTTAGAAAAAGCTGATTGAGACCTTGCAAACATCCGTGGGTGTGTTTCTCCGTGTGGGTCCATCCGGGACAGCAGGCGTGTTTCTTCTCCGTGGTGGTCTGGTACTTGACCACCGTTCGGTAGATCGTGTCGTACTGCACCCTGTTGTGAGCAGTATGATTTCACAAAACGTCAGACATGTTTTCACGGTCACTAGGcaattcaaaaacgaaaaaaagaggcTCGCCCTCCAGTCCAGCTGACTCGTCAAGATAAAAAGGTACTTGCGGTCGAGCAAGCCCGACGTTACATACCTGAAGGCCGTGCACATGGTTCCGTTGCTGCAGCGCTGGGTGAAGGATTTGTAGGCCGGTTTGCAGTAAGATTCCACCACTCTGATTGGCCGTGTAATCGTCTCCTCGTGCGTGCAAACATGCCGTCTGTCatgtaaaaagagaaagagatttAGATAATCATATAATCTCGAgtaatttatgttttgcatTATCCGGGCTAAAAATACGATCCGACCGGAGGACATTTTCAACGCATTCcagacaactttttttttgtgtgtgatgaCGGGCCGATCCTCTAGGAAAACGGACGGTTGGGTCGCCGCGATTGTTTTCTTCATCTATTCTTTACTGATTCAATTCGCTTCTCTTGCGCCGATTGGCTATTACATTGCGTCAATGTAACGTGTGACGAATCAGCCGTGTCGCCTTTTAAAAGCCCTTCACGACTTCCCGAGACTTTtgcgaaaaacaaacaaaaaaaaaagaactgaaaaaaatgaaaagaaagaaaaaaacctgttCCATTATTGTTTTTGGTCTTTTCTTCGACTGCTGATTTCTCCCGAATAACTAAAGTCCCTTGTGCGCAAGTGGCGAGGATAAAACAACAAGATAGGGAAAATGTCTTTTCGACGGCCCAGTTCAGAGGCTAAAGAGCATTCCGGTGTCGTAaagttcttttgttgttgttttgcaaacaaatctttttctttcttttatctgGCCAACCATGACTGCTGCAACTCCTGGCTGCAACCTCATTGTTTCCTGTTGAATATGTATATGGACAAAGAATGGGGCGTCATCTTGATCGTATACATTTCCTACTAACAGTGAAAATCCCGATATTTTTGGTCGATTCGGTATAATCCGCAAACCCCTGGAAGGATCTCTCGCAATACTgggcaaacaaaacaaaacaaaaaagaaaggaaggaaaaaggaggCGGAATCTTAAGTCATCCGACTGTCGCCGCTCGTGCCGAGCCTTTTAAACGTCGGCTACTCCTCCCACATCTTTCACGgtgactcttttttcttcttcttcttttaatgtCTCTCAACAATTGTCTGGAGGGAACTAAAATTCTGGAGAAGGATCTTTGTGATTGCCGATGAAGGCCGGGATGCCGACGGCCTCCTATGGCTCACGCACTTTTTTATTAgcgaaaagaaacaagaaagaaacctttttccgtttcttttttgttacttctcaattcccttttcttcgtttttgaggggtgttttgtttctctttgatCCGGTATCGTATAAAAGCGGCACTGTATTCCTTAACGATCGTTAGAAATCGTTAAAAACAACTACTTGGCTAGGactctttttcgttttcctttttcttataaCTTGAGGCCGTTAAGAACAATTTTGGCATCGATCCATGCGAATGACGCTGCCATACTTTCTGCCGTGATTCcaaaaagaacgaaagaacaggagaaaaaaaaatggaggtCAGAGAATAGGAAATACGAGTTACATGCATCGGGAGAgcaggaaaacaaaaggatAAATTGTAATTTACAGATAGTTACGCTTCCACCCTCATGTTGTGTAGTCGGCCTAACAAATATGATGGCATAGGGGAccgtttgatttgaaaattgtaaTGCAGAGAGCGGAAAAGAAATCGGACTTGATCGTTACGGCTgtctaactttttttttatccttcttattttcttcctcGTATCATTTTTATGGCCCGAAAGTTTTGCTCTGTCTCTATACGCGCATGATGAGGGCTTTTGTTATTAGACTGTCGTCAAAAGCGAACGCGGGAAACAGTTAACGACTGCGGGAGTTTGGGCTGCAGCCTTGTGTCACATTTGTCAATGCCCGGGACAATCCGTTCGAGATATACGGGAGAGATActtaaagaataataaaattaaagctGTCTCTTCTCGACTATATACTGTGCAACTGCTATGCGGCAGCTATACACACCGAAAAGTCGTATTGAATGGTTTTTAAGCAAGCTGCATATCATATTTTTCTCACGGACACAGAGTCAGACACGTAGACGGGCATGTAAAAGAGTCTAATAAGCCGCCGAAATTTGAGAGAGTTGTGAACGCTAGACCAGCAGACTTGTTTTACTGGCGACACGATCCAGCGATTTCCGTTCTTATTAAGAGCCTTTTTCCTGTCACAACcacatttgtttgttgttcGTTTTCGTAACTCTCCATTTTGTTGGGGGAAGAGAAAcaggtgattttttttttcttttttcagagtCAAAAGTCCTCGCGGGGTCTTCGTTCATAATAGAGAAGTCtaatcaaaacaatttttcatcaCTACAACTAATGATGGGTGTTGGCTCCTTGTTGAGTGATATAACAATTCCGCTTGACTAGTTGCGGGGCCATTGACCAACGTGGATTTAGCACTGTATTTAGTGTCCCTTTAAAAAGACGTTTCCCCCGTACGAAACGAAAACAAACTGGGTCATCACGTGATGTGCGTAAACgatttttcacgagatattttttttttttttcctttctttcttctcgtcTCGTTCACGGTAGTGGGTACCCagaaaaatctataaaaatggaaatttcgtTCTCCCCAGATGGAACTGAAAGTATAGTACCCAGCGTGATGCTGACGTTTGGAATGatcctttttgttgtgtttctttGGCTGGTGGACGGCGTGCCGCCGATCGTGCCTTTTGGCCTCTTCATCACTCAACATGATCGGCATGGCAGTCGACATTGTAGCGATGGTCGGCGGCTGGATCGTCGTCGCTTCGAATAAGGTCTGAGATGATCCGGCCATCCGTAATCGGCTAGCCTTGCCCAACAACTGCTCGAAGGCCGATTGCTTCTCGTCTTCCGTCATGGCATGTCCCACCCGGCCGCTCTCGATACGAGCCAGAAACCAGGAGCACTGGACGATCAGAATCACCAATAATTGTTTCCTCGCACTCGGACGCATTTTCGAATATTGATTATATATCTTTTCGATCGATTTTATAAATCCCCAGATGAAATGAAAGTCCAGCCAGTTAGCGACCGGATCGAGCGTTTCAGTTCCGGCTGTTGCTCGGAAGCTTTTTGAAAGACATGGCACCCAACTAACAGGAACGATCGACTGTGTACAACCACCAACAAGTCAAAGTCAGGAGCGCCAAGGCGTTTGGTTGTTTGTCTTGTGTAAGACGGACGAGCACTGAAACAAGCAGCCAGACAACATGCCCACCATATCGCCTGGCTCTCGCTCACGAACGGGACGGTGCGTGAGTGAACGCGTTCCCCCAGCAGAATGAAGCGCTCGGGTCTTGGCCTGCTTTCTGctgcacttttttttctctcccgagtCTACTACCAAACAACACTAACGCTGTTATATACCACGGCTACTTTACTACGCTATGTGTTTATTTCGCATTCTCTCTTCCGatcatttcccccccccctctccttttttctttttttcttccttggaTGGGATTCTCATTCGCTAATAATCCGCCAAGcccccgaaaaaagaaaagaaaagaaatgatcaatgtttttttttttttgtgtatgtgtgtgtggaaaaTGTGGAATGGCGAGAAAGAGGGAAGGATTTGGGGAGGGCGCATGGGTTGTCCTTGATTCTTAGACTCCCGGAGCTACGGTTTGATTCACGACATGCCTTCAATGTTTTGCTCCGTGCATTGCACGAGAATGATCTCGCCGAGTCGCTCGTCGTTTTCGCTTTTCCTCTCCACTCACGCCGTTCTCTatctcttgtgtttttttccgttcgttcattctttttcttcggtcgTCATCCTCACTCCCACACGTCCGTCGTTGCCAagatttaatgaaaaaaaaaagggagaggggggggggggggggggctttgcggttgttgttgctgttgtagcAGACAGGAGTAGTGGCTGTTGTTGACCACCTTGAAACGCTGTCGGGAGATGTTGTTGGTATTCCCTCAGTGCTTCCATTAAAAGCATACGTGTCCGGCGggctgggagaaaaaaaaaaaaagaagaataaaatctcttttgttttgcaattTCCGCAGCGgccttgtgtgtttgtttgcgaGAGACCAGCTGGGCGCATGACTCCGTGGTTGTTGGTTCACACGAATTTGTATTCCTGGCCGACGATTGATTTCGGATTGATAGACGAGCGCGCAAGTGTTGGTTATACAATCCGTGCGCACTAGTCGTCGAAAagaggggaagaagagagagataagaAAGAACATTTCTGGTGTTAC
Protein-coding regions in this window:
- the LOC124329316 gene encoding epidermal growth factor-like protein 7 isoform X1, translated to MGKIVLGTLLAVMGTVMMSEAKWMTAATTLVTKKSGTVTDLASIYDRATKHHPAIGNNKRRHHTARLHANGWNMDSTTDQHPVNSSFLSSSTAPSSVAAEEEVDHLSQQHTSNKQETNIRPPSAQQTTNNAGRHVCTHEETITRPIRVVESYCKPAYKSFTQRCSNGTMCTAFRVQYDTIYRTVVKYQTTTEKKHACCPGWTHTEKHTHGCLQAVCSKGCKNGGTCVKPNTCNCAPGYTGPSCESDLDECAAPSSNLCQQTCINSAGSYQCACHDGFQLQDDGRSCKFRLELVPELKTLLINYESMSKRLAALEQEPRVNSSPSQPHPAPQVDVIDYQSTIANMTDHIILLEEKLNKLQNETTILIANSNNTVESSNNESLESLSEQVAILEERLADCTCTMAPIDNTVKTRL
- the LOC124329316 gene encoding epidermal growth factor-like protein 7 isoform X2, with the translated sequence MRPSARKQLLVILIVQCSWFLARIESGRVGHAMTEDEKQSAFEQLLGKASRLRMAGSSQTLFEATTIQPPTIATMSTAMPIMLSDEEAKRHDRRHAVHQPKKHNKKDHSKRQHHAGRHVCTHEETITRPIRVVESYCKPAYKSFTQRCSNGTMCTAFRVQYDTIYRTVVKYQTTTEKKHACCPGWTHTEKHTHGCLQAVCSKGCKNGGTCVKPNTCNCAPGYTGPSCESDLDECAAPSSNLCQQTCINSAGSYQCACHDGFQLQDDGRSCKFRLELVPELKTLLINYESMSKRLAALEQEPRVNSSPSQPHPAPQVDVIDYQSTIANMTDHIILLEEKLNKLQNETTILIANSNNTVESSNNESLESLSEQVAILEERLADCTCTMAPIDNTVKTRL